One genomic region from Opisthocomus hoazin isolate bOpiHoa1 chromosome Z, bOpiHoa1.hap1, whole genome shotgun sequence encodes:
- the FKTN gene encoding ribitol-5-phosphate transferase FKTN, translated as MQKINKNAVLALLSLASLVFLLFQLCYYKLYLAQKNGAVFSKVRGSQSGQDSTRWHVVRKFLGLISSHNIPVYLIDPLILGLVGKDIEQIRSSPDGPSPECKYFCAPRDFTTFALLDKTWKHEVGLFRTAEKMGFQWLKIINKDPRLDGMDDLSGVEIPLHYIFKLASHAIHLVVFYERSGNYLWHGPLRLKQHMDRKFVPFRKLHFGRYPGAYVKPELLLVSIDDLKVQIPKNPSSFLEEMSHSRFLECRYREARAFFQLYPDDASPDAVEFRKKAKSLLHLAALTLDNLGVKFWLSSGTCLGWYRQCNVIPHSKDVDLGVFITDYKADIIPAFQKAGLPLKHKFGKVEDSLELSFQGEDDVKLDIFFFYEEDDHIWNGGTQAKSGKKFKYLFPKFTLCWTEFVELKVHVPCETLQYVEANYGPDWKVPVKTWDWKSSPSNVQYNGVWPVDEWDDVIQIF; from the exons ATGCAGAAGATCAACAAGAACGCGGTCCTGGCGCTCCTTTCTCTGGCCAGCctggttttcctcctcttccagctgtgCTATTACAAGCTCTACCTGGCGCAGAAG AATGGAGCGGTTTTTTCCAAAGTCAGAGGAAGCCAGTCAGGCCAAGACAGCACCAGATGG CATGTGGTTAGGAAGTTCCTAGGTTTAATATCCAGTCACAATATACCAGTGTATTTGATCGATCCTTTGATTCTGGGACTGGTTGGTAAAGACATTGAGCAGATCAGAAGTTCTCCTGATGGCCCTAGTCCAGAATGCAAGTATTTCTGTGCTCCGCGAGACTTTACTACATTTGCGCTACTGGACAAGACATGGAAACATGAA GTGGGCCTTTTTAGAACTGCTGAGAAAATGGGGTTCCAGTGGCTAAAGATTATAAACAAGGACCCTCGCTTGGATGGGATGGATGACCTGTCTGGGGTTGAAATTCCCTTGCACTACATATTTAAACTGGCATCTCATGCCATTCATCTGGTGGTCTTCTATGAGAGAAGTGGTAATTATCTCTGGCATGGACCCCTGAGACTCAAGCAACATATGGACAGAAAGTTTGTGCCTTTCCGGAAACTTCACTTTGGTCGCTACCCTGGGGCGTATGTAAA GCCAGAACTTCTGCTTGTTTCCATTGACGACTTAAAAGTTCAAATTCCAAAAAATCCGTCCAGTTTTCTGGAGGAGATGTCACACTCTAGGTTTCTTGAATGTAGGTACAGAGAAGCTCGGGCTTTCTTTCAG CTGTATCCTGATGATGCCTCTCCTGATGCAgtggaattcagaaaaaaagcaaaatccttgCTCCATCTGGCTGCCCTGACACTGGACAACTTAGGAGTAAAGTTCTGGCTGAGCAGTGGAACATGCCTTG gcTGGTATAGACAGTGCAATGTCATTCCTCATAGCAAAGATGTGGATTTGGGAGTCTTTATAACGGACTACAAAGCAGATATCATTCCAGCCTTTCAGAAAGCAGGTTTACCACTGAAGCACAAATTTGGCAAG GTAGAAGACAGCTTGGAACTCTCTTTCCAGGGTGAAGATGATGTGAaacttgatatttttttcttctatgaagaGGACGACCACATATGGAATGGAGGAACTCAGGCCAAATCGGGCAAAAAATTTAA GTATCTCTTTCCAAAGTTTACTCTGTGTTGGACTGAATTTGTAGAACTCAAGGTACACGTGCCCTGTGAAACCCTTCAGTACGTTGAAGCCAACTATGGCCCAGACTGGAAGGTTCCTGTGAAGACGTGGGACTGGAAGAGCTCACCATCCAACGTGCAGTACAATGGTGTCTGGCCTGTCGATGAGTGGGACGATGTCATTCAGATCTTCTGA